The Borreliella andersonii genome has a segment encoding these proteins:
- a CDS encoding Cof-type HAD-IIB family hydrolase gives MNSNYKRYKMLVFDLDGTLLNDNHEIAFLTLEVLLTLRKDFKIIVATGRRLSEVENIRSQLKEIGINENYIVTANGAEVFLQENLIFRHAMSYGLAKEILKIYTDNVDVNLYTFDAWYSNADVRSPIMKHFIRDLGLNVIIGDLTKLKVDSVSKIVYYCDDLAILNKLDNEIRSKDFQDTRVFFSSKDLLEVTNINANKYNAIKNIASLENIPLCDVLAFGDNNNDYEMLKNLGKGILMKNANEFLKINLANNEITRFNNNEDGVARFLIDFFELNIKY, from the coding sequence ATGAATTCTAATTATAAAAGATATAAAATGCTGGTTTTTGATCTTGATGGCACTTTATTGAACGATAATCATGAGATTGCCTTTTTGACTCTTGAGGTTCTTTTGACTTTGAGGAAAGATTTTAAAATAATTGTTGCAACTGGTAGAAGATTAAGTGAAGTTGAAAATATTAGGAGTCAATTAAAGGAAATTGGTATTAATGAAAATTATATTGTAACGGCGAATGGGGCTGAAGTGTTTTTGCAAGAAAATTTAATTTTTAGACATGCGATGAGTTATGGCTTAGCGAAAGAAATTCTCAAGATATACACAGACAATGTTGATGTTAATCTTTATACTTTTGATGCTTGGTATTCTAATGCAGATGTTAGAAGTCCTATTATGAAACATTTTATTAGGGATTTAGGCTTAAATGTTATTATTGGAGATTTGACTAAACTGAAAGTTGATTCTGTTTCTAAGATTGTTTATTATTGTGACGATTTGGCAATTCTTAATAAACTTGACAATGAGATCAGGAGTAAGGATTTTCAGGACACAAGAGTGTTTTTTTCTTCTAAAGATTTATTAGAGGTTACCAATATTAATGCCAATAAATATAATGCTATTAAAAATATTGCTTCTCTTGAAAACATTCCATTGTGCGATGTTTTGGCTTTTGGAGATAATAATAATGATTATGAGATGCTCAAAAATCTTGGCAAAGGGATTTTAATGAAAAATGCCAATGAGTTTCTTAAAATTAATTTAGCAAATAATGAAATAACAAGATTTAATAATAACGAGGATGGTGTTGCTAGGTTTTTAATTGATTTTTTTGAGCTTAATATTAAGTATTAA
- a CDS encoding DNA-3-methyladenine glycosylase, translating into MQDATVVAKLLLGNLLIRKIDKEEIVTRIVETEAYMGIADSACHSYGGRMTNRTNAMYSIGGYSYVYIIYGVHYMFNIVTADKNNPQAVLIRSVEPISPVLGEKGILTNGPGKLTKFLNIDLTFNKVDLIGNNELFLQKGLNLDFNIVCSKRINIDYAQESDINKLWRFYIKDNKFVSRR; encoded by the coding sequence TTGCAAGATGCTACTGTTGTTGCAAAGTTATTGCTTGGCAATTTGTTGATCAGAAAGATCGACAAAGAGGAAATAGTTACCAGAATTGTTGAAACGGAAGCTTATATGGGGATAGCAGATAGTGCTTGCCATTCTTATGGCGGTAGGATGACAAATCGCACAAATGCTATGTATAGCATAGGAGGATATTCTTATGTTTATATAATATATGGTGTGCATTATATGTTTAACATTGTGACTGCGGATAAAAATAATCCCCAAGCTGTTTTAATAAGAAGTGTAGAGCCTATTTCTCCTGTATTGGGAGAGAAGGGCATTCTTACTAATGGTCCTGGAAAACTTACAAAATTTTTAAACATTGATTTGACTTTTAATAAAGTTGATCTTATTGGAAATAATGAGCTTTTTTTACAAAAAGGTTTGAATTTAGATTTTAATATAGTTTGTTCAAAAAGAATCAATATTGATTATGCACAAGAGAGTGATATAAACAAGCTTTGGAGATTTTATATCAAAGATAACAAATTTGTTTCAAGGCGTTGA
- a CDS encoding YigZ family protein: protein MIFVPKNHSNSKIEIKKSIFVSYIFNIEKKDDINKTIKKYRIKFKNATHVVYGFRIGNKDSFLNGMSDDREPNLTAGKPTLDAIIHNNLTDTLIITLRYFGGTLLGRGGLIKAYYKSAKKVINNTSIIEKEELETLSLNLTYNQYNSLLKMKNKFEIEIIDSNFSNKINTSIKFKTKNKQKISEFFIENGLI from the coding sequence ATGATATTCGTGCCAAAAAACCATAGTAATTCTAAAATTGAAATAAAGAAATCCATCTTTGTTTCATATATTTTTAATATTGAAAAAAAAGACGATATAAATAAAACTATTAAAAAATATAGAATAAAATTTAAAAATGCTACGCATGTGGTTTATGGATTTAGAATTGGAAACAAAGACTCATTCCTAAATGGAATGAGTGACGACAGAGAGCCTAATTTAACAGCGGGGAAACCTACATTGGACGCCATAATACACAACAATTTAACTGATACTTTAATAATCACATTGCGATATTTTGGAGGTACTTTGCTTGGAAGAGGGGGATTAATCAAAGCATATTACAAATCTGCCAAAAAAGTTATTAATAATACATCTATAATAGAAAAAGAGGAATTAGAAACCTTAAGCTTAAATTTAACTTATAACCAATACAATTCATTATTAAAAATGAAAAATAAATTTGAAATAGAAATAATAGATTCAAACTTTTCGAACAAAATAAACACCTCAATTAAATTCAAAACAAAAAATAAACAAAAAATATCGGAATTTTTTATAGAAAATGGATTAATTTAA
- the rrp1 gene encoding cyclic-di-GMP-producing response regulator Rrp1, with product MEMIIKDKAFETGNQKLLIVDDSPPNLDLLVNILQDAYEIEVATNGLDALRQVEKGSPDLVLLDIGLPDINGYEVCRKLKSDPDTKEIPVIFISSRSSTDDQLEGFNVGGVDYILKPFNSRIIDARVKTHLELKRLRDYFKSLSRIDGLTQIPNRRFFMDKFSKSWMKALESKEIIIVGMLDIDNFKNYNDNYGHTNGDECLKLIAKALYKVSLKCKIDVARYGGEEFIFFSVNKSLNEMIGIIRTMINDIKRLRIVHEHSSVSSIVTVSIGLAQEVPIDNNFTNIIKLADRKLYEAKVSGRNQFRY from the coding sequence GTGGAAATGATAATTAAAGATAAAGCTTTTGAAACAGGGAATCAGAAGCTTTTAATTGTGGATGATTCTCCCCCCAATTTAGATTTATTGGTAAATATATTGCAAGATGCTTATGAGATTGAGGTTGCAACGAATGGACTCGATGCTTTAAGGCAAGTTGAAAAAGGTAGTCCGGATCTTGTACTTCTTGACATAGGTCTTCCAGATATTAATGGCTATGAGGTATGCAGAAAGTTAAAAAGTGATCCTGATACTAAAGAAATCCCTGTAATTTTCATTAGTTCAAGAAGTTCCACAGATGATCAACTTGAAGGATTTAACGTTGGTGGGGTGGATTATATTTTAAAGCCTTTTAATAGTCGAATAATTGATGCTAGAGTTAAGACGCATCTTGAATTAAAGAGGTTAAGAGATTATTTTAAAAGCTTGTCTAGAATTGATGGGCTTACTCAAATTCCAAACAGAAGATTTTTTATGGATAAATTTTCTAAGTCGTGGATGAAAGCTTTAGAAAGTAAAGAAATAATAATTGTTGGGATGTTGGATATTGATAATTTTAAAAATTACAATGATAATTATGGTCACACCAATGGTGATGAATGTCTTAAATTGATTGCTAAAGCCTTATATAAGGTTTCTTTAAAATGTAAAATAGATGTTGCTCGATATGGGGGGGAGGAATTTATTTTTTTTTCTGTCAACAAGAGTTTAAATGAAATGATTGGTATTATTAGAACAATGATTAATGATATAAAGCGCTTAAGAATAGTTCATGAACATAGTAGTGTTTCTAGCATTGTGACTGTTTCAATTGGTCTTGCTCAAGAAGTTCCTATTGATAATAATTTTACCAATATCATAAAGCTTGCTGATCGCAAGCTTTATGAGGCTAAAGTTTCTGGAAGGAATCAGTTTAGATACTGA
- the rsmI gene encoding 16S rRNA (cytidine(1402)-2'-O)-methyltransferase, translated as MLYIIGTPIGNLEDITYRAIDILKSVNVIFAEDTRVTSKLLSRYKINKKMISCNAVTESKKISLLLDYLSKGYSVAFVSDAGTPGLSDPGSLLVAAAFREGYKVCPIPGVSSFNTIVSVNPFRDKSVFFEGFLPNKGLKRFKRIAELYKRGDAFVLLESGHRILKLLVEISSVSLDAKVLIGREMTKIYEEYQIGKPLELKKYFESGKEKIKGEFTILVSRSRS; from the coding sequence GTGTTGTATATTATTGGTACGCCAATAGGCAATTTAGAAGATATTACTTATAGAGCAATTGATATTTTAAAATCGGTAAATGTTATCTTTGCAGAAGATACGAGAGTTACCAGTAAGCTTTTGTCGCGATATAAAATTAATAAAAAAATGATTTCTTGTAATGCTGTAACAGAAAGCAAGAAGATAAGCTTGCTATTGGATTATTTATCAAAAGGATATTCTGTTGCTTTTGTTAGTGATGCTGGTACTCCGGGGCTTAGTGATCCTGGTAGCTTATTAGTTGCTGCTGCTTTTAGAGAGGGATACAAAGTTTGTCCAATTCCTGGAGTAAGTTCTTTTAATACAATTGTAAGTGTTAATCCTTTTAGAGATAAATCAGTGTTTTTTGAGGGATTTTTGCCTAACAAGGGGCTTAAAAGATTTAAAAGAATTGCTGAGCTATATAAAAGGGGAGATGCTTTTGTTTTGCTTGAATCTGGTCATAGAATTTTGAAATTACTTGTTGAAATTTCTTCTGTTAGTTTAGATGCAAAGGTTCTTATTGGTCGAGAGATGACAAAAATTTATGAAGAATATCAAATTGGTAAACCCTTGGAATTAAAAAAATATTTTGAATCGGGCAAAGAGAAGATCAAAGGGGAGTTTACTATTTTGGTCAGCAGAAGTCGTTCATGA
- a CDS encoding response regulator, whose translation MKKASFLGTNFLILLLVCLVNFNLFSKDIFKFKLVNQFFPFYYKNNKGKYEGLIFFILDKWAKDNNVDIRVEHIDKLNENEIEDEAIYLGLTYNAKLNDFFYFKNEFSRSIAILFFKNSNKKYKNTHSTFLSNFNIGVIKNTIYEEILRQKGVNTIFLADNSQELVLALKNDKIDYIYGDCKTLYYIAKNILSEDLGIFTGDVFYSIKNRVAISRNAPEMVKNLNLDLFSYLMKIPEELFVSFLDSTTKGNFIDVGLYNDYPPLSFINSQGKLSGILVDLWNLFSRQYIFKPIFKGFPKEDIKKSLDGKSVGIFGGIISNDSVFENVNYVVSKPIYPLNFKFYSRDLNNDTGPINSQFIDFNFNNIQLNKNKDIVNNFIDIVNDSYGFIENSITTKYLLKLNGYNGKLKSYDSIFNKNRFLVLAIDNRVYKVIKYILNSIFDDISFESLLQIDKNWLDKEEINSSRINSYKIMNKVKFNIEENIWLSKNNKLNLAVKDWYPIDYVEANNYKGINQFLLDKIRMFSGLGFNIVEAHNSSDLKRLIKSGKIDILNTNATDTNLDNVFNIKLNSRIPLYIFSNKKRVLPSRSLERFAILDFLYSKNLASNIKSKFILVGSFKEALLLLYKGKVDGIISDEYTAAAVFEELNIVDVEKIPTFRDLAFDLSLAIYDQDYILKEIIQKVVMRSNVDGQMYLNDWKFDVYYKSKGSRFKNFEFLVGTVIIFYFTFLGFVIIFMFRLSFEQKRRYSFVMNEKKIAETANAAKTIFIANVSHDIRTPINGIMAATELLDTTILTDVQKDYVRMINYSSDSLLSLIDDILYLSKIDVNELYVDSQEIDLESEMEVVLKTFQSQCAKKNIDLFSYSKSIFKNYIKGDIVKIKQVLINLIGNAFKFTDDGVIVLNYEEVCRTRTEDNRVWVTVEFKVIDTGKGIEKENFSKIFEIFKQEDDSSSRIHEGAGLGLSISRELIRLMGGLGIAVDSKVGEGTTFSFMLPFLLGSELKIKNLSINRFQSINGDNKVLNVLLSQKSIKIFEHCSILLGCSSNVRYVASFEDAYKAFKECPSYNLVYVNVNNDNIQESIRFANNIERLSFDVQIIFLFYYLENKALKNLKYRYVKKPLMGLGICSFFYEKEFNPEMDFEGLVPIDSALRIKEPINVLIAEDNQVNQKVLKDILVVIGINENFIDVVDDGVKALKSLKDKKYDISFVDIRMPRYDGFSVAKEIRKFEKAKNLKPCVLIAVTAHALQEYKDKCLASGMNDYISKPIHISSIKTILKKYLQFEVDDIWGNEDLNQLVEFPNLDINRALKELNLSYVSYSELCRGLVDFISINIIDLEKAFDEENLSLIKDISHSISGALSNMRSELYKDFQKIETSKDSIYELKKMYSFVKEDLFRLISDIKENILFESEIISDNKLYLNNNDQLLNLLNKLLIGIKTRKPREYKEILKSIDKYVLDDNVQVLFSDLHRNLRLYRFAESSRILEEIIEMLNDKRY comes from the coding sequence ATGAAAAAAGCAAGCTTTTTAGGTACTAATTTTTTAATTTTACTTTTGGTTTGCCTTGTCAATTTCAATTTATTTTCTAAGGATATTTTCAAGTTTAAGCTTGTAAATCAGTTTTTTCCTTTTTATTACAAGAATAATAAAGGAAAATATGAAGGGCTTATTTTTTTCATTTTAGATAAATGGGCAAAAGATAACAACGTTGATATTAGGGTTGAGCATATTGATAAATTAAATGAAAATGAAATTGAAGACGAAGCAATATATTTAGGATTGACTTATAATGCAAAATTAAATGATTTTTTTTATTTTAAAAATGAGTTTTCGAGGAGTATCGCAATTTTATTTTTTAAAAATTCTAATAAAAAATATAAAAATACTCATTCAACATTTTTATCCAATTTTAATATAGGAGTTATTAAAAATACAATATATGAAGAGATCTTAAGGCAAAAAGGCGTTAACACTATTTTTTTGGCTGATAATTCTCAAGAGTTAGTATTGGCTTTAAAAAACGATAAAATTGATTATATATATGGTGATTGCAAGACTTTGTATTATATTGCAAAGAATATTTTAAGTGAAGATCTTGGGATTTTTACTGGGGATGTTTTTTATAGTATCAAAAATAGAGTGGCTATTAGTCGAAATGCTCCTGAGATGGTAAAGAATTTGAATTTAGATTTGTTTTCGTATTTGATGAAAATACCTGAGGAGCTTTTTGTTTCTTTTTTAGATAGTACTACTAAGGGAAATTTTATTGATGTTGGTTTATATAATGATTATCCCCCTTTAAGTTTTATTAATTCACAGGGAAAATTGTCTGGCATTTTGGTGGATTTATGGAATCTTTTCTCAAGACAATATATCTTTAAACCTATTTTTAAGGGATTTCCCAAAGAGGATATCAAAAAATCATTAGATGGAAAGTCAGTAGGTATTTTTGGAGGGATTATTAGTAATGATAGTGTATTTGAAAATGTTAATTATGTAGTAAGTAAGCCAATATATCCTCTTAATTTTAAATTTTATTCTAGAGATTTAAACAATGATACTGGCCCAATAAATTCGCAGTTTATTGATTTTAATTTTAATAATATTCAATTAAATAAGAATAAAGATATTGTTAATAACTTTATAGACATTGTTAATGATTCATATGGGTTTATAGAAAATTCAATAACAACAAAATATTTATTAAAATTAAATGGATATAACGGTAAATTGAAATCTTACGATTCTATTTTTAATAAAAATAGGTTTTTAGTATTGGCTATTGATAATAGGGTTTATAAGGTTATTAAGTATATTCTCAATTCTATATTTGATGATATTTCATTTGAATCTTTACTTCAAATAGATAAAAATTGGTTGGATAAAGAAGAGATTAATAGTTCTAGAATAAATAGTTATAAAATTATGAATAAAGTTAAATTTAATATAGAAGAAAATATTTGGTTATCAAAAAATAATAAATTAAATCTTGCTGTTAAAGATTGGTATCCAATAGATTATGTTGAAGCAAATAATTATAAAGGAATAAATCAATTTTTACTTGATAAAATTAGAATGTTTTCAGGTTTGGGATTTAACATAGTTGAAGCACACAATAGTTCAGATCTTAAAAGATTAATCAAATCTGGTAAAATCGATATTCTAAATACTAATGCAACCGATACAAATTTAGATAATGTTTTCAACATAAAATTAAATTCTCGAATTCCACTTTATATTTTTTCAAATAAGAAAAGGGTGCTTCCCTCTAGATCTTTGGAAAGGTTTGCTATACTTGATTTTTTATATAGTAAAAATTTGGCTTCTAATATTAAATCAAAGTTTATTTTGGTTGGTAGCTTTAAAGAAGCTTTGCTTCTTCTTTATAAGGGAAAGGTAGATGGAATTATTAGTGATGAGTATACAGCTGCTGCTGTTTTTGAAGAATTAAATATTGTTGATGTTGAAAAAATTCCTACTTTTAGGGATTTGGCTTTTGATTTGAGTCTTGCTATTTATGATCAGGATTATATCTTGAAAGAAATTATTCAAAAAGTTGTTATGCGTTCAAATGTTGACGGTCAGATGTATTTAAATGATTGGAAATTTGATGTTTATTATAAATCCAAGGGTAGTAGGTTTAAAAATTTTGAATTTCTAGTGGGAACAGTCATTATATTTTATTTTACTTTTTTAGGATTTGTAATTATATTTATGTTCAGATTATCATTTGAGCAGAAAAGAAGATATTCTTTTGTGATGAATGAAAAAAAGATTGCAGAAACTGCTAATGCTGCTAAAACCATTTTTATAGCTAACGTCAGCCATGATATTCGCACCCCTATTAACGGAATAATGGCGGCTACCGAGCTTTTGGATACAACTATTCTTACAGATGTTCAAAAAGATTATGTTAGAATGATAAATTATTCATCTGATTCTTTGCTTTCTTTAATTGATGATATATTGTATTTGTCTAAAATAGATGTCAATGAATTATACGTTGATAGTCAAGAGATTGATTTAGAGAGTGAAATGGAGGTGGTTTTAAAAACCTTTCAATCTCAATGTGCAAAGAAAAATATTGATTTATTCTCTTATTCTAAATCTATTTTTAAGAATTATATAAAGGGTGATATTGTAAAAATTAAACAAGTTTTAATTAATTTAATAGGAAATGCTTTTAAGTTTACAGATGATGGAGTTATTGTTTTAAATTATGAAGAAGTATGTAGAACAAGAACCGAGGATAATAGGGTTTGGGTTACAGTTGAATTTAAGGTAATAGATACAGGTAAAGGGATTGAAAAAGAGAATTTTTCTAAGATATTTGAAATATTTAAACAAGAGGATGATTCTTCTTCAAGGATTCATGAGGGTGCTGGATTGGGATTATCAATATCAAGAGAGCTTATAAGACTGATGGGTGGTCTTGGCATTGCTGTTGATAGTAAGGTAGGAGAGGGTACAACTTTTTCATTTATGTTGCCCTTTTTATTAGGCAGTGAGCTTAAAATTAAAAATTTGTCAATCAATAGATTCCAATCGATAAATGGTGATAATAAAGTATTAAATGTACTTTTAAGTCAAAAATCTATTAAAATTTTTGAACACTGTTCGATTTTATTGGGATGCTCTTCTAATGTGCGCTATGTAGCGTCTTTTGAGGATGCTTATAAAGCCTTTAAGGAATGTCCTTCGTATAATTTGGTTTATGTAAATGTAAATAATGATAATATTCAAGAGAGTATTCGATTTGCCAATAATATTGAAAGACTAAGTTTTGATGTACAAATTATTTTTTTATTTTATTATTTAGAGAATAAAGCTCTAAAAAATTTAAAATATAGGTATGTTAAAAAGCCTTTAATGGGGCTTGGTATATGCTCTTTTTTTTATGAAAAAGAGTTTAACCCAGAAATGGATTTTGAGGGTTTGGTTCCAATAGATAGTGCTTTAAGGATAAAAGAGCCCATTAATGTTTTAATAGCTGAAGATAATCAAGTAAATCAAAAAGTGCTGAAAGATATTCTTGTTGTAATAGGCATTAATGAAAATTTTATTGATGTTGTAGATGATGGGGTAAAGGCTTTAAAATCTTTAAAAGATAAAAAATATGATATCTCTTTTGTTGATATACGAATGCCAAGATATGATGGATTTTCAGTGGCTAAGGAAATTAGAAAATTTGAAAAGGCAAAAAATTTGAAGCCTTGTGTTTTGATTGCTGTAACAGCGCATGCTTTGCAAGAGTATAAAGATAAGTGTCTTGCAAGTGGTATGAATGATTATATTTCAAAGCCAATACACATAAGTTCAATTAAAACTATATTAAAAAAATACTTACAGTTTGAAGTTGATGATATTTGGGGGAATGAAGATTTGAATCAACTTGTTGAGTTTCCTAATTTAGATATTAATAGGGCCTTAAAAGAATTAAATCTTTCATATGTATCATATTCTGAATTATGTAGAGGACTTGTTGATTTTATTTCTATTAATATTATTGATTTAGAAAAAGCTTTTGATGAGGAAAATTTGTCTTTAATTAAGGATATATCGCATTCAATATCTGGAGCTCTTTCTAATATGCGTAGCGAATTGTATAAAGATTTTCAAAAAATTGAAACAAGTAAAGATTCAATTTATGAGTTGAAAAAAATGTATTCTTTTGTAAAAGAAGATTTATTTCGACTAATAAGCGACATAAAGGAAAATATTTTGTTTGAGTCTGAGATTATTAGTGATAACAAGTTATACTTAAACAATAATGATCAACTTTTGAACCTTCTCAATAAACTTTTAATTGGCATTAAGACTAGAAAGCCGAGAGAGTACAAAGAAATTCTTAAGAGCATTGACAAGTATGTTTTGGACGATAATGTTCAGGTATTATTTAGTGATCTTCACAGAAATTTAAGACTATATAGATTTGCTGAGAGCTCTAGGATTCTTGAAGAGATTATTGAAATGCTTAATGATAAGAGATATTAG
- a CDS encoding 2'-deoxyribosyltransferase has protein sequence MKIYLASPFFKEEEIKLRDEVLKFLEEFNLDVFSPEHHAVKKMGLLEKVDYKFANRDIREKIREIDLKELVSSDIVLALVNYVDAGTAYERGFAFAKKIPSIDFFKDKQDSDFYNLMYSDCTAAFSNYNDLRAGILTFKELWIKFKGDNENFRTFFDYLKAKLGNKLKKIFTTLPANEKCDC, from the coding sequence ATGAAGATTTATTTAGCTTCTCCATTTTTCAAGGAAGAGGAAATTAAACTAAGGGATGAGGTTTTAAAATTTCTTGAAGAGTTTAATTTAGATGTATTTTCTCCAGAGCATCATGCTGTCAAAAAGATGGGATTGCTTGAGAAGGTTGATTATAAGTTTGCAAATAGAGATATAAGAGAGAAGATAAGAGAAATAGATTTAAAAGAGCTAGTTAGTAGCGATATTGTTTTAGCCTTGGTTAATTATGTTGATGCAGGTACGGCCTATGAAAGAGGATTTGCCTTTGCTAAAAAAATACCAAGTATAGATTTTTTTAAAGATAAACAAGATTCTGATTTTTATAATTTAATGTATAGTGATTGTACTGCTGCCTTTTCTAATTACAATGATCTTAGAGCGGGAATTTTGACTTTTAAAGAATTGTGGATTAAGTTTAAAGGAGATAATGAAAATTTCAGAACCTTTTTTGATTATTTAAAAGCTAAATTGGGAAATAAATTAAAAAAAATTTTTACAACTTTACCTGCTAATGAAAAGTGTGATTGTTAA
- a CDS encoding DUF1893 domain-containing protein has product MISGLNPTLRLFKDHKILYSNMERGLKPLLEVDNFINKYIQNKEGLEIYDKVVGKAAAVIIYNIGLQNVQAGVVSQPAKDFLESRGIKVGYKKLVEKINDRAESLIESLENPEEVYKYMIKRGIIVNNL; this is encoded by the coding sequence ATGATATCAGGCTTGAATCCGACATTAAGGTTATTTAAAGATCATAAAATACTTTATTCTAATATGGAAAGAGGATTAAAACCTCTTTTAGAAGTAGATAATTTTATCAATAAGTATATCCAGAATAAAGAAGGACTTGAAATTTATGATAAGGTTGTGGGTAAGGCAGCAGCCGTTATTATTTATAATATAGGGCTTCAAAATGTTCAAGCTGGGGTTGTTTCTCAGCCCGCAAAGGATTTTTTAGAAAGCAGAGGAATAAAAGTGGGTTATAAAAAATTGGTAGAAAAAATAAATGATAGGGCAGAAAGTCTGATTGAAAGCTTAGAAAATCCTGAAGAGGTTTATAAGTATATGATTAAAAGGGGTATTATAGTGAATAATTTATAA